A DNA window from Labrys wisconsinensis contains the following coding sequences:
- the ccmD gene encoding heme exporter protein CcmD, with protein sequence MVLFGMDLGPHWAFIVAAYAVMILVVAALIAWVLVDHRIQARTLADLEERGLTRRSGRRREGA encoded by the coding sequence ATGGTGCTGTTCGGCATGGACCTCGGGCCGCACTGGGCCTTCATCGTCGCCGCCTATGCCGTGATGATCCTGGTCGTCGCCGCCCTGATCGCCTGGGTGCTGGTCGACCATCGCATCCAGGCGAGGACGCTGGCGGACCTGGAGGAGCGCGGCCTCACCCGCCGTTCCGGCCGCCGGCGCGAGGGCGCATGA
- a CDS encoding RNA pyrophosphohydrolase: MTDRSALPYRPCVGIMLLDRDGRVFIGRRGGGGAEPAFEWQMPQGGIDEGEEPRAAALRELWEETSVRSVSPLAEAPDWYSYDLPPEAVGRGWTLRYRGQTQKWFAFRFEGTGAEIDIASPAGGTVRPEFDAWRWEAMDRLPGLVVPFKRPVYEKVVAAFRHLAP; this comes from the coding sequence GTGACCGACCGCAGCGCCCTGCCTTACCGCCCCTGCGTCGGCATCATGCTGCTGGACCGCGACGGCCGCGTCTTCATCGGCCGCCGCGGCGGCGGTGGCGCCGAGCCGGCCTTCGAATGGCAGATGCCGCAGGGCGGCATCGACGAGGGCGAGGAGCCGCGCGCGGCGGCGCTGCGCGAGCTTTGGGAGGAGACCAGCGTGCGCAGCGTCTCCCCGCTCGCCGAGGCGCCGGACTGGTACAGCTACGACCTGCCGCCGGAGGCGGTCGGCCGCGGCTGGACCCTCAGATATCGCGGCCAGACCCAGAAATGGTTCGCCTTCCGTTTCGAGGGCACCGGGGCCGAGATCGACATCGCCAGCCCGGCCGGCGGCACCGTCCGGCCGGAATTCGACGCCTGGCGCTGGGAGGCGATGGACCGGCTCCCCGGCCTGGTCGTGCCGTTCAAGCGGCCGGTCTACGAGAAGGTCGTCGCCGCCTTCCGGCATCTCGCGCCGTGA
- a CDS encoding DsbE family thiol:disulfide interchange protein: MSAGVEPAARPRRALLFVPLAAFGLLAAVFAYVFWLGGDPSAIPSALIGRPAPNAPLPALEGLVGPDGKPVPGLPAGELRSGKVTVVNVFASWCAPCREEHPVLEAFAAGGKARLVGINYKDDPENARRFLGRLGNPYAAVGVDAKGRAAIDWGVYGVPETFVVGGDGTIRYKIVGPLSQEALETVLKPEVEKAAVQ, encoded by the coding sequence ATGAGCGCCGGCGTCGAGCCGGCCGCCCGGCCGCGGCGCGCGCTCCTGTTCGTGCCGCTGGCCGCCTTCGGCCTGCTGGCCGCGGTGTTCGCCTATGTCTTCTGGCTGGGCGGCGACCCCTCCGCCATCCCCTCCGCCCTGATCGGCCGGCCGGCGCCCAATGCGCCGCTGCCGGCGCTGGAGGGCCTCGTCGGGCCGGACGGCAAGCCGGTCCCGGGCCTGCCCGCCGGGGAGCTCCGGAGCGGCAAGGTCACGGTGGTCAACGTCTTCGCCTCCTGGTGCGCGCCCTGCCGCGAGGAGCACCCGGTGCTGGAGGCCTTCGCCGCCGGCGGCAAGGCCCGGCTGGTCGGCATCAACTACAAGGACGATCCGGAGAACGCCCGTCGCTTCCTCGGGCGGCTCGGCAACCCCTACGCGGCCGTCGGCGTCGACGCCAAGGGCCGCGCCGCCATCGACTGGGGCGTCTACGGCGTGCCCGAGACCTTCGTGGTCGGCGGCGACGGCACCATCCGCTACAAGATCGTCGGTCCCCTCAGCCAGGAGGCCCTCGAGACGGTGCTGAAGCCCGAGGTCGAGAAGGCCGCTGTGCAATAG
- the ccmA gene encoding heme ABC exporter ATP-binding protein CcmA, whose protein sequence is MRLLAENLVCERGGRGVFAGVSFTLDAGRLLAVTGRNGAGKSSLLRVVAGLVPKAGGSLALEGADSERGLGEHCHYAGHADALKASLTAGENLAFWAAFYGDPWLDPDEALERLAIAHLADLPAAYLSAGQKRRLTLARLFVSRRPLWLLDEPTSALDTATQALLAAHMREHLAAGGLILAATHADLGLPAQRLEIGG, encoded by the coding sequence GTGCGCCTCCTCGCCGAGAACCTCGTCTGCGAGCGCGGCGGCCGCGGCGTGTTCGCCGGCGTGTCCTTCACGCTCGATGCCGGCCGCCTCCTCGCCGTCACCGGCCGCAACGGCGCCGGCAAGTCGAGCCTGCTGCGCGTCGTGGCCGGGCTGGTGCCGAAGGCCGGCGGCAGCCTCGCCCTCGAAGGCGCGGATTCCGAGCGCGGCCTCGGCGAGCATTGCCACTATGCCGGCCATGCCGACGCCCTGAAGGCCTCGCTCACCGCCGGCGAGAACCTCGCCTTCTGGGCCGCCTTCTACGGCGACCCCTGGCTCGATCCGGACGAGGCGCTGGAGCGCCTCGCCATCGCCCATCTCGCCGACCTGCCGGCCGCCTATCTCTCCGCCGGCCAGAAGCGCCGCCTCACCCTCGCCCGGCTCTTCGTCTCGCGCCGCCCGCTCTGGCTGCTGGACGAGCCGACCTCGGCCCTCGACACGGCGACGCAGGCCCTGCTCGCCGCCCATATGCGCGAGCACCTCGCGGCCGGCGGCCTGATCCTCGCCGCGACGCATGCCGATCTCGGCCTGCCGGCGCAGCGGCTGGAGATCGGGGGATGA
- a CDS encoding divergent polysaccharide deacetylase family protein has protein sequence MAVNDLTTPLGVAEDKPSRRRLRLPVRAILGGAVLAVMALFAGWVALVDDPLGGEPRVTVAIDMTPPAAAPKPAEAPGAAPPAETNARTATAADLEQQSGVVVVRGGGAAAPPSVIVRAPDPAAAVKLAPPDPALTERGKAGPLPKIGADGRRPADVYARPAAASGAKIALPRLAVLVGGMGISQNGTAEAIAKLPGGVSFAFAPYGSDLDRLVQQARGAGHEVMLQAPMEPFDYPDNDPGPQTLLAAAPADQNLERLHWQMSRFGGYVGITNYMGGKFTASAEALGPILKDVAGRGLIYADDGSSPRSIADQVGASLGLAVPKADMVIDVVPTPQAVDAALAKLEQLARDKGTAFGVATGLPLTVAKLSDWARTLEKRGVQLVPVSELARKQP, from the coding sequence ATGGCCGTCAACGACCTGACAACTCCCCTGGGCGTCGCGGAGGACAAGCCCTCCCGCCGGCGCCTGCGCCTGCCCGTGCGGGCCATCCTCGGCGGCGCCGTGCTGGCCGTGATGGCGCTGTTCGCCGGCTGGGTCGCGCTGGTCGACGACCCCCTCGGCGGCGAGCCGCGGGTGACGGTGGCGATCGACATGACGCCGCCGGCCGCTGCGCCCAAGCCGGCGGAGGCGCCCGGCGCCGCGCCGCCGGCCGAGACGAACGCGCGCACGGCGACCGCAGCCGACCTGGAGCAGCAGTCCGGCGTGGTCGTGGTGCGCGGCGGCGGCGCCGCGGCGCCGCCCTCGGTGATCGTGCGGGCGCCGGACCCGGCGGCGGCGGTGAAGCTCGCCCCGCCCGATCCGGCCCTGACCGAGCGCGGCAAGGCCGGCCCGCTGCCGAAGATCGGCGCCGACGGCCGCCGGCCGGCCGACGTCTATGCCCGGCCGGCGGCGGCGTCCGGCGCCAAGATCGCGCTGCCCCGCCTCGCCGTGCTGGTCGGCGGCATGGGCATCAGCCAGAACGGCACCGCCGAGGCGATCGCCAAGCTGCCCGGCGGCGTCAGCTTCGCCTTCGCCCCCTATGGCAGCGACCTCGACCGCCTGGTGCAGCAGGCCCGCGGCGCCGGCCACGAGGTGATGCTGCAGGCGCCGATGGAGCCCTTCGACTATCCCGACAACGATCCCGGCCCGCAGACGCTGCTGGCCGCGGCGCCCGCCGACCAGAATCTCGAGCGCCTGCACTGGCAGATGAGCCGCTTCGGCGGCTATGTCGGCATCACCAACTACATGGGCGGCAAGTTCACCGCCTCCGCCGAGGCGCTGGGGCCGATCCTCAAGGACGTCGCCGGCCGCGGTCTGATCTATGCCGACGACGGCTCCTCGCCGCGCAGCATCGCCGACCAGGTCGGCGCCTCCCTCGGCCTCGCCGTGCCCAAGGCCGACATGGTCATCGACGTGGTGCCGACGCCGCAGGCGGTCGATGCCGCTCTCGCCAAGCTCGAGCAGCTCGCCCGCGACAAGGGAACCGCCTTCGGCGTCGCCACCGGCCTGCCGCTGACCGTCGCCAAGCTGTCGGACTGGGCGCGTACCCTGGAGAAGCGCGGCGTGCAGCTGGTGCCCGTCAGCGAACTCGCGAGGAAGCAGCCGTGA
- a CDS encoding GNAT family N-acetyltransferase: MTISDLRRRPDFLGTVADRIWRGFWSEHGHPLEQIAVLTRHSLGRDPLPFCLVAHEDGQFLGTVSVVLSEEAARPDYSPWVAALWVDPAARCRGIGGALVAEAVLRTAALGIPRLYLACRPDLRAFYEQRGWTVWEAEIDTEGPAILIREA; the protein is encoded by the coding sequence GTGACGATCAGCGACCTGCGCCGGCGGCCGGACTTCCTCGGCACGGTGGCCGACCGCATCTGGCGCGGCTTCTGGAGCGAGCACGGACATCCCCTGGAGCAGATCGCGGTCCTGACGCGCCACAGCCTCGGCCGCGATCCGCTGCCTTTCTGCCTGGTGGCGCACGAGGACGGCCAGTTCCTCGGCACGGTGTCGGTCGTCCTGTCGGAGGAGGCGGCGCGGCCGGACTATTCGCCCTGGGTCGCGGCGCTCTGGGTCGACCCGGCGGCCCGGTGCCGCGGCATTGGCGGCGCCCTGGTGGCCGAGGCGGTGCTGCGCACCGCCGCGCTCGGCATCCCGCGCCTCTACCTCGCCTGCCGGCCGGACCTGCGCGCCTTCTACGAGCAGCGCGGCTGGACAGTGTGGGAAGCGGAGATCGACACCGAAGGCCCGGCGATCCTGATCCGGGAGGCATGA
- a CDS encoding heme ABC transporter permease: MWKLANPTVFLAAVSRAMPWLIGVTLLLFAAGIAGTVLSPDDYQQGATVKIMYIHVPSAWLAMAGWTVMSVSAIGALVWRHPLAEVAMKAAAPIGAGFTFACLVTGSLWGKPTWGTWWQWDARMTSVLILFIMYLGVIALWRAVEDPSRAAKACAVLVLVGAINIPIIKFSVEWWNTLHQGASVLRLDGSTIDGSMLWPLLVMALAFTMLFAVLHLLAMRNEILRRRIRTMRLMAATTGAPVLAQPLEA, encoded by the coding sequence ATGTGGAAGCTCGCCAACCCCACCGTCTTCCTCGCCGCCGTCTCGCGGGCCATGCCCTGGCTGATCGGCGTGACGCTGCTCCTGTTCGCCGCCGGGATCGCCGGCACGGTGCTCTCGCCCGACGACTACCAGCAGGGGGCCACCGTCAAGATCATGTATATCCACGTGCCCTCCGCCTGGCTGGCCATGGCCGGCTGGACGGTGATGTCGGTCTCGGCCATCGGCGCCCTGGTCTGGCGCCACCCGCTGGCGGAGGTGGCGATGAAGGCGGCCGCGCCGATCGGCGCCGGCTTCACCTTCGCCTGCCTCGTCACCGGTTCGCTCTGGGGCAAGCCGACCTGGGGCACCTGGTGGCAATGGGACGCGCGGATGACCTCGGTGCTGATCCTGTTCATCATGTATCTCGGCGTCATCGCCCTCTGGCGGGCGGTGGAGGATCCGAGCCGGGCGGCCAAGGCTTGCGCCGTGCTCGTCCTGGTCGGGGCGATCAACATCCCGATCATCAAGTTCTCGGTGGAGTGGTGGAACACCCTGCACCAGGGCGCTTCGGTGCTGCGCCTGGACGGCTCGACCATCGACGGCTCCATGCTCTGGCCGCTCCTGGTGATGGCGCTGGCCTTCACGATGCTGTTCGCGGTGCTGCACCTGCTCGCCATGCGCAACGAGATCCTGCGCCGGCGCATCCGCACCATGCGCCTGATGGCGGCGACGACCGGCGCGCCGGTCCTCGCCCAGCCCCTGGAGGCCTGA
- a CDS encoding RNA pyrophosphohydrolase yields MTERPYRPNVGIALFNPAGLVFVGRALTSGPELVVPGFEWQCPQGGIDEGEDILAAARRELWEETNVRSVAVLAVTPDWWAYDFPPYDGPPHKLSPFRGQKQRWAALRFEGSESEIDVADLPTGEPQEMVEWRWERLERLPGLVTPHKRAVYEKMAAAFAPFAAP; encoded by the coding sequence GTGACGGAGCGCCCCTACCGCCCGAATGTCGGCATCGCCCTGTTCAATCCGGCCGGGCTGGTCTTCGTCGGCCGGGCGCTGACCTCGGGGCCGGAGCTGGTGGTGCCGGGCTTCGAATGGCAATGCCCGCAGGGCGGCATCGACGAGGGCGAGGACATCCTCGCCGCCGCCCGGCGCGAGCTCTGGGAGGAGACCAATGTGCGCAGCGTCGCCGTGCTGGCGGTGACGCCGGACTGGTGGGCCTACGACTTCCCGCCCTATGACGGGCCGCCGCACAAGCTCTCCCCCTTCCGCGGCCAGAAGCAGCGCTGGGCGGCGTTGCGCTTCGAAGGCAGCGAGAGCGAGATCGACGTCGCCGACCTGCCGACCGGCGAGCCGCAGGAGATGGTCGAGTGGCGCTGGGAGCGCCTGGAGCGCCTGCCCGGCCTGGTCACGCCGCACAAGCGCGCCGTCTACGAGAAGATGGCCGCCGCCTTCGCTCCCTTTGCAGCGCCATAG
- the ccmB gene encoding heme exporter protein CcmB, which yields MTALGALFLREIRLAVRVGGGAMMGVVFFLAVVTVIPFGVGPDMALLGRIGPAVLWLGALLATLLGLDRLFQADQEDGSLDLIHLAGPPLELVVAVKVAAHWVATGLPLVVAAPVLGIFVNLPFAGVGAVTLTLLVGTPALTFLGAIGAALTVALRRGGLLLSILILPLTIPVLVFGVAAANAAILGAGPFLPPFLILAALTLFAVVVGAVASAWALRFALE from the coding sequence ATGACTGCCCTCGGCGCCCTCTTTCTGCGCGAAATACGCCTCGCCGTGCGCGTCGGCGGCGGGGCGATGATGGGGGTCGTGTTCTTCCTCGCGGTGGTCACGGTCATCCCCTTCGGCGTCGGCCCGGACATGGCGCTGCTCGGCCGCATCGGCCCGGCGGTGCTGTGGCTCGGGGCGCTGCTCGCCACCCTGCTCGGCCTCGACCGCCTGTTCCAGGCCGACCAGGAGGACGGCTCGCTCGACCTGATCCACCTTGCCGGCCCGCCGCTCGAGCTCGTCGTGGCGGTGAAGGTGGCGGCGCACTGGGTGGCGACCGGCCTGCCGCTGGTGGTGGCGGCCCCGGTCCTCGGCATCTTCGTCAACCTGCCCTTCGCCGGCGTCGGCGCGGTGACGCTGACGCTGCTGGTCGGCACGCCGGCTCTCACCTTCCTCGGCGCCATCGGCGCGGCGCTCACCGTGGCGCTCCGGCGCGGCGGCCTGCTCCTGTCGATCCTGATCCTGCCGCTGACCATCCCCGTGCTGGTGTTCGGCGTCGCCGCCGCCAACGCCGCGATCCTCGGCGCCGGACCCTTCCTGCCACCGTTCCTGATCCTGGCGGCGCTCACCCTGTTCGCGGTGGTGGTCGGGGCGGTGGCCTCGGCCTGGGCGCTGCGCTTCGCCTTGGAATAG